In a single window of the Cupriavidus sp. P-10 genome:
- a CDS encoding SRPBCC family protein, translating into MRFEHLVEINDPGNPQLDPLTPDQLWQGLVLRTESPELFVLGLDSAEVVARGDNWIDRVLHFGQASIHDRVVFEPRRQVRYETAATAEHAGGTLTMVIETPGPGALLLRFIYDTTMPAVDASGDDRYAEIVKSAYHEADLDTVRKIREIADTGRLG; encoded by the coding sequence TTGCGCTTCGAGCACTTGGTGGAAATCAACGATCCAGGCAACCCTCAACTGGATCCGCTGACACCTGACCAGCTTTGGCAAGGCCTGGTGTTGCGCACCGAGTCGCCCGAACTGTTCGTGCTGGGTCTGGACAGCGCCGAAGTGGTGGCGCGGGGCGACAACTGGATCGACCGCGTGCTGCATTTTGGCCAGGCGTCCATCCATGACCGCGTGGTGTTCGAGCCGCGCCGCCAGGTACGCTATGAAACCGCCGCCACGGCCGAGCACGCTGGCGGCACGTTGACCATGGTGATCGAAACCCCCGGTCCGGGCGCGCTGCTGCTGCGCTTCATCTACGACACCACCATGCCGGCCGTCGACGCAAGCGGCGACGACCGCTACGCCGAGATCGTCAAGTCCGCGTACCACGAGGCCGACCTCGACACCGTCCGCAAGATCCGCGAGATCGCCGACACCGGACGGCTCGGGTGA
- the tsaB gene encoding tRNA (adenosine(37)-N6)-threonylcarbamoyltransferase complex dimerization subunit type 1 TsaB, whose amino-acid sequence MSWILAVETSTEWCSVALGRAVAGAGIECLVRHEHTGARSSARVLPAAGELLAEAGIALADCAAIAFGAGPGSFTGLRTACGVAQGLAFGAGLPVVPVNTLMACAERVRAAEPPLPAGTAVLVALDARMDEAYAGAFGWDAAAQEWAERTPMLVSAPETVQLPDGEFWLAGNAATVFGERLAGLARAQRVLPEAMPHAQPMVAIALRALARGDAIDADRAMPIYLRDKVAQTIAEREATAAARAAATAGSAS is encoded by the coding sequence ATGTCCTGGATTCTTGCTGTTGAAACCTCTACTGAGTGGTGCTCGGTCGCGCTCGGACGTGCCGTGGCCGGCGCCGGCATCGAGTGCCTGGTGCGCCATGAGCACACCGGTGCGCGCTCCTCTGCACGCGTGCTGCCCGCCGCCGGCGAGCTGCTGGCCGAGGCCGGCATCGCACTGGCCGATTGCGCCGCGATCGCCTTCGGCGCCGGTCCCGGCTCGTTTACCGGTCTGCGTACCGCCTGTGGCGTGGCGCAAGGGCTGGCCTTCGGTGCCGGCCTGCCGGTGGTGCCGGTCAATACCCTGATGGCCTGTGCCGAACGCGTGCGCGCCGCCGAGCCGCCGCTGCCCGCTGGCACCGCGGTGCTGGTCGCGCTCGACGCACGCATGGACGAAGCCTATGCCGGCGCCTTCGGCTGGGATGCCGCCGCGCAGGAGTGGGCGGAGCGCACGCCGATGCTGGTAAGCGCGCCGGAAACCGTGCAGTTGCCGGACGGCGAATTCTGGCTGGCGGGCAATGCCGCCACGGTCTTCGGCGAACGCCTTGCGGGCCTGGCGCGCGCGCAACGCGTGCTGCCGGAAGCGATGCCCCATGCGCAGCCGATGGTAGCCATCGCACTGCGCGCGCTGGCGCGAGGCGATGCCATCGACGCCGACCGCGCCATGCCGATTTACCTCCGCGACAAGGTGGCACAAACCATCGCCGAACGCGAAGCTACCGCCGCCGCGCGCGCCGCGGCCACGGCCGGGAGCGCATCGTGA
- a CDS encoding DHA2 family efflux MFS transporter permease subunit, producing MSEGPGTPKGPGKQPDALTRAALRARYGDRLRWLVLMTLMLGTVSSIVSSTIINVAIPDLSRHFVLGQERAQWVAASFMIAMTLSMLLTPWLLNRYGLRRTFLGSLLLLGAGGLFGGFSPTYGVMIAMRVAEGAAAGIMQPLPNILILRVFEEREQGKAISMFGFGVVLAPALGPSLGGFLVEAFGWRSIFFVVVPLTLLGAFMARRFMAVDSIMMGEREPLDWRGLALAGVATVSLLNGVVEMRNSVAAGMALAGFGVLMLAAFVLWQLRAPHPLMNMRLYSYRQFSAGAVVAFIYGAGLFGSTYLLPVYMQMALEYTPSRAGLVLLPAGVMLALTIAVAGRFTHRIAPHVQVSFGLALLALSFLLMALGSRSTPYLMLVALAVLGRIGLGCILPSLTLGSMRGVDFSLIAQGSSCINFIRQLGGAIGVSLAGVGLQWRLAQHGAVLGQAGDAALQAARIRAFDETFLAVGVVIASAMFAAWRIRPRPLPAG from the coding sequence GTGAGCGAGGGCCCCGGCACGCCGAAGGGTCCCGGCAAGCAGCCGGACGCACTGACCCGGGCAGCGCTGCGTGCCCGCTACGGCGACCGCCTGCGCTGGCTGGTGCTGATGACGCTGATGCTGGGCACGGTCTCGTCGATCGTCTCGTCCACCATCATCAACGTTGCCATCCCCGACCTGAGCCGGCATTTCGTGCTGGGGCAGGAGCGGGCGCAATGGGTCGCAGCCAGCTTCATGATCGCGATGACGCTGTCGATGCTGCTGACGCCGTGGCTGCTCAACCGCTACGGGCTGCGCCGCACCTTCCTGGGGTCGCTGCTGCTGCTGGGTGCCGGCGGATTGTTCGGCGGGTTCTCGCCGACCTATGGCGTGATGATCGCCATGCGTGTGGCCGAAGGCGCCGCCGCCGGCATCATGCAACCGCTGCCCAATATCCTGATCCTGCGCGTGTTCGAGGAGCGCGAGCAGGGCAAGGCCATCAGCATGTTCGGCTTCGGCGTGGTGCTGGCGCCGGCGCTGGGGCCCAGCCTGGGCGGTTTCCTGGTCGAGGCGTTCGGCTGGCGCTCGATCTTCTTCGTGGTAGTGCCGCTGACGCTGCTCGGCGCGTTCATGGCGCGGCGCTTCATGGCGGTGGACTCGATCATGATGGGCGAGCGCGAGCCGCTGGACTGGCGCGGCCTGGCGCTGGCCGGCGTGGCCACCGTCAGCCTGCTCAACGGCGTGGTCGAGATGCGCAACAGCGTTGCCGCGGGCATGGCGCTGGCGGGCTTTGGCGTGCTGATGCTGGCCGCGTTCGTGCTGTGGCAGTTGCGCGCGCCGCATCCGCTGATGAACATGCGGCTGTACAGCTACCGGCAGTTTTCCGCGGGTGCGGTGGTGGCGTTTATCTACGGCGCGGGACTGTTCGGCTCGACCTACCTGCTGCCGGTCTACATGCAAATGGCGCTGGAGTACACGCCCTCGCGCGCTGGCCTGGTGCTGTTGCCGGCGGGCGTGATGCTGGCGCTGACCATCGCGGTGGCGGGCCGCTTCACGCATCGGATCGCGCCGCATGTCCAGGTATCGTTCGGGCTGGCGCTGCTGGCGCTGTCGTTCCTGCTGATGGCGCTGGGCTCGCGCTCTACGCCTTACCTGATGCTGGTCGCGCTGGCCGTGCTGGGGCGGATCGGGCTCGGCTGCATTTTGCCGTCGCTGACGCTGGGATCGATGCGGGGCGTGGATTTCTCGCTGATCGCGCAGGGATCGAGCTGCATCAACTTTATCCGGCAGCTGGGTGGCGCGATCGGCGTGAGCCTGGCCGGCGTGGGGCTGCAGTGGCGCCTGGCCCAGCACGGCGCGGTGCTGGGCCAGGCGGGCGACGCCGCGCTGCAGGCGGCGCGCATCCGCGCCTTCGATGAAACCTTCCTGGCGGTCGGGGTGGTGATCGCCAGTGCCATGTTCGCGGCCTGGCGGATCCGGCCCAGGCCGCTGCCGGCGGGCTGA
- a CDS encoding acyl-CoA-binding protein, protein MSDLQARFDQAQIDVKQLSERPSNMTLLRLYALFKQGSEGDAHGDKPSMTDFVGRYKFEAWEALRGTAREQAMEQYVALVEELRSGATS, encoded by the coding sequence ATGAGCGACCTGCAGGCACGCTTCGACCAGGCCCAGATCGACGTCAAGCAACTGAGCGAGCGTCCCAGCAACATGACCCTGCTGCGCCTGTACGCGCTGTTCAAGCAAGGCAGCGAAGGCGATGCCCATGGCGACAAGCCGAGCATGACCGACTTTGTCGGCCGCTACAAGTTCGAAGCCTGGGAAGCGCTGCGCGGCACGGCGCGCGAGCAGGCGATGGAACAGTATGTCGCCCTGGTAGAAGAACTGCGCAGCGGCGCGACCAGCTAA